A genomic segment from Nocardiopsis sp. Huas11 encodes:
- a CDS encoding PP2C family serine/threonine-protein phosphatase has product MGVAGGEVIVTALTHRGAIRPANEDAVVMGALTVASANMTSPVRCVLPVGEPVILAVADGIGGQAAGEIASEHAVHRMAEMGPRLNGPEEIAQLLSNIDEEIKDHATQHTEFSGMGTTVAGVLLNNDGNFWFNVGDSRTYRLEGRRLRQLSEDDSPALPPSEDGRPVTTNFITQSLGGSSGGTMVPHVGRDEAADPSAWLMCSDGLSDLVLPEEMERMIAEAGSDEAAVHALWQAAMEAGGKDNISILLARRV; this is encoded by the coding sequence ATGGGTGTCGCTGGTGGGGAAGTCATTGTCACGGCCCTCACGCACCGGGGCGCTATCCGCCCCGCCAACGAGGACGCCGTCGTCATGGGTGCCCTGACCGTGGCCAGTGCGAACATGACGTCGCCGGTCCGCTGCGTCCTGCCGGTGGGCGAGCCCGTCATCCTCGCCGTCGCCGACGGCATCGGTGGTCAGGCCGCGGGCGAGATCGCCTCGGAGCACGCGGTGCACCGGATGGCCGAGATGGGGCCGCGGCTGAACGGTCCGGAGGAGATCGCCCAGCTGCTGAGCAACATCGACGAGGAGATCAAGGACCACGCCACCCAGCACACCGAGTTCTCCGGGATGGGGACCACGGTCGCCGGAGTCCTGCTCAACAACGACGGCAACTTCTGGTTCAACGTCGGCGACTCGCGCACCTACCGCCTGGAGGGCCGGCGCCTGCGCCAGCTCTCCGAGGACGACTCCCCGGCGCTGCCGCCGTCGGAGGACGGGCGTCCCGTCACCACCAACTTCATCACCCAGTCCCTGGGCGGCAGCTCCGGCGGCACGATGGTGCCGCACGTGGGGCGCGACGAGGCCGCGGACCCCAGCGCGTGGCTCATGTGCAGCGACGGCCTGTCGGACCTGGTGCTGCCCGAGGAGATGGAGCGGATGATCGCCGAGGCGGGCAGCGACGAGGCCGCCGTCCACGCCCTGTGGCAGGCCGCCATGGAGGCGGGCGGCAAGGACAACATCAGCATCCTGTTGGCCCGGCGCGTCTGA
- a CDS encoding copper resistance CopC family protein, whose product MTILRSAASAALIPFTAAALVLASAPAMAHDVLTGSSPEDGDTLDTVPEEVVLTFNNAPMESAEASAIVVTGPDGEEYQDGALVFDGTDVSVALLPIVESGAYTLAFQVVSSDGHPIQDSLEFTVSEEAAAAAAPEETEEPAEDEAPADEADEEAADPSPAASSEADEGGPSMAALVVIGVVALAGIGAVVLVAVRLRNRPGQS is encoded by the coding sequence ATGACCATCCTGCGCAGCGCGGCCTCGGCCGCCCTGATCCCCTTCACCGCGGCCGCCCTCGTCCTGGCGTCCGCTCCGGCCATGGCGCACGACGTCCTGACCGGCTCCTCGCCGGAGGACGGCGACACCCTGGACACCGTCCCCGAGGAGGTCGTGCTGACCTTTAACAACGCGCCGATGGAGAGCGCCGAGGCCAGCGCCATCGTGGTGACCGGCCCCGACGGCGAGGAGTACCAGGACGGCGCCCTGGTGTTCGACGGCACCGACGTGTCGGTCGCGCTCCTGCCGATCGTGGAGAGCGGCGCCTACACCCTCGCCTTCCAGGTCGTCTCGTCCGACGGCCACCCCATCCAGGACTCGCTGGAGTTCACGGTCTCCGAGGAGGCGGCCGCCGCCGCGGCTCCGGAGGAGACCGAGGAGCCCGCCGAGGACGAGGCACCGGCCGACGAGGCCGACGAGGAGGCCGCCGACCCGTCGCCGGCCGCGTCGTCCGAGGCCGACGAGGGCGGACCGTCCATGGCCGCGCTGGTGGTCATCGGCGTCGTCGCGCTCGCCGGGATCGGCGCGGTCGTGCTGGTGGCCGTCCGCCTGCGCAACCGTCCCGGACAGTCCTGA
- a CDS encoding copper resistance protein, which produces MSPTIAPAHGLLRLVRTAFLAGACTGLSWAGHQLWADTQASGGGFLLATALLTPVLWHFTRIMRGFGDVFAVLASVQIVLHLALQGAGGPGSAFAGTDHSAHGLLTHTLGLSPGMLLAHLWAALLASALLAHGESALWFLCVLLGRALPPLLRVPRLAPGAWAPAPMASAAVGPRWAPVLALGPRGPPGSPLPTP; this is translated from the coding sequence GTGTCCCCCACCATCGCCCCGGCGCACGGCCTGCTGCGGCTGGTGCGCACGGCGTTCCTCGCCGGAGCGTGCACCGGACTGAGCTGGGCCGGGCACCAGCTGTGGGCGGACACGCAGGCGAGCGGGGGCGGCTTCCTCCTCGCCACGGCGCTCCTCACGCCCGTGCTGTGGCACTTCACCCGGATCATGCGCGGTTTCGGCGACGTCTTCGCCGTGCTGGCCTCGGTGCAGATCGTGCTCCACCTGGCCCTGCAGGGGGCGGGCGGCCCGGGATCGGCGTTCGCCGGCACCGACCACTCGGCCCACGGGCTGCTCACCCACACGCTCGGTCTCTCCCCCGGCATGCTCCTGGCCCACCTGTGGGCCGCGCTCCTGGCCTCGGCACTGCTCGCGCACGGCGAGTCGGCCCTGTGGTTCCTGTGCGTGCTGCTGGGACGCGCGCTGCCGCCGCTGCTGCGTGTGCCGCGTCTGGCCCCGGGCGCGTGGGCGCCGGCGCCGATGGCGTCGGCCGCCGTCGGTCCGCGCTGGGCCCCGGTCCTGGCGCTCGGCCCCCGGGGGCCTCCCGGTTCGCCCCTCCCCACCCCCTGA
- a CDS encoding WhiB family transcriptional regulator, whose protein sequence is MNRLYHESEDWVEQGNCRSYDPEIFFPVSSTGIGRVDTEQAVAVCRSCTVRQECLRWALRAGEAHGVWGGTTPEQRRYMRRELVPAS, encoded by the coding sequence GTGAACCGCCTGTACCACGAGAGCGAGGACTGGGTCGAGCAGGGCAACTGCCGTTCGTACGACCCTGAGATCTTCTTTCCGGTGAGCAGCACCGGGATCGGGCGCGTCGACACTGAGCAGGCCGTCGCCGTCTGCCGCAGCTGTACTGTTCGCCAAGAGTGCCTGCGGTGGGCCCTGAGGGCCGGAGAGGCGCATGGCGTCTGGGGTGGCACCACCCCCGAGCAGCGCCGCTACATGCGGCGCGAACTGGTTCCGGCCTCCTGA
- the ectA gene encoding diaminobutyrate acetyltransferase codes for MWRLAGATGMDVNSPYAYTLWCRDFAASSVVAKDADGRVAAYVTGYVRPDDPDTYFLWQVAVDSAYRGQRLARRMLDFIGDSITERGMTHLEATVTPDNAASRALFASFARDRGVEAVWSPLFGAEHFPAGGDAPHEPEDLVRIGPFGPRTSQGRD; via the coding sequence ATGTGGCGGCTGGCGGGGGCGACGGGAATGGACGTCAACTCCCCGTACGCCTACACACTCTGGTGCAGGGACTTCGCGGCCAGCAGTGTCGTGGCCAAGGACGCCGACGGCCGTGTCGCCGCCTACGTCACCGGATACGTCCGTCCCGACGACCCGGACACCTACTTCCTCTGGCAGGTCGCCGTCGACTCCGCGTACCGCGGACAGCGGCTGGCCCGCCGGATGCTCGACTTCATCGGCGACAGCATCACCGAACGGGGTATGACTCACCTCGAAGCGACCGTCACGCCGGACAACGCCGCGTCCCGCGCGCTGTTCGCGTCGTTCGCCCGTGATCGCGGCGTCGAAGCCGTGTGGAGCCCACTCTTCGGTGCGGAGCACTTCCCCGCCGGAGGCGACGCGCCGCACGAACCCGAGGACCTCGTTCGCATCGGCCCGTTCGGGCCGCGGACGAGCCAAGGGCGTGACTGA
- the ectB gene encoding diaminobutyrate--2-oxoglutarate transaminase yields METFQRLESEVRGYCRNWPVVFDKAVGSHVYDETGKPYLDFFAGAGSLNYGHNNPRLKTKLVEYLTDDRIVHSLDAYSVGKRDFLKTFEEIVLKPRGLDYKVQFPGPAGNNAVEAALKLARKYTGRETIINFTNGFHGMTLGALAVTGNSMKRGGAGVPLDHVATMPFDNYLDGQTPDFLWLRTLLEDSGSGLDKPAAVIVEAIQGEGGINVASASWLRGLSEVCREYDMLMIVDDIQMGCGRTGDFFSFEEAGITPDIVTLSKSISGYGLPMALTLFKRELDVWEPGEHNGTFRGFNPAMVTGTEALRQFWTDDTFASATKAKGDMVAARLGEMAAEFPEVGAHVRGRGLARGLAFEDTGIAKRLAAESFDRGLLLETSGPEDEVAKLLPPLTATEEELTAGLDIMADAARAAVKVAQPA; encoded by the coding sequence ATGGAGACCTTCCAGCGCCTCGAATCCGAAGTTCGCGGATACTGCCGCAACTGGCCGGTCGTCTTCGACAAGGCCGTCGGCAGCCATGTCTACGACGAGACCGGCAAGCCCTATCTCGACTTCTTCGCCGGGGCGGGCTCCCTCAACTACGGGCACAACAACCCGCGGCTGAAGACCAAGCTCGTCGAGTACCTGACCGACGATCGCATCGTCCACAGCCTCGACGCCTACAGCGTCGGCAAACGGGACTTCCTGAAAACCTTCGAGGAGATCGTCCTCAAACCGCGCGGTCTGGACTACAAGGTCCAGTTCCCCGGGCCGGCGGGTAACAACGCCGTCGAGGCCGCGCTGAAGCTGGCGCGCAAGTACACCGGTCGCGAGACCATCATCAACTTCACCAACGGCTTCCACGGCATGACGCTGGGCGCCCTGGCCGTCACCGGCAACTCGATGAAGCGCGGTGGCGCCGGTGTTCCGCTGGACCACGTCGCCACGATGCCGTTCGACAACTACCTCGACGGCCAGACGCCGGACTTCCTGTGGCTGCGCACCCTGCTGGAGGACAGCGGGTCCGGCCTGGACAAGCCCGCCGCCGTCATCGTCGAGGCGATCCAGGGCGAGGGCGGCATCAACGTCGCCAGCGCCAGCTGGCTGCGCGGCCTCTCCGAGGTCTGCCGCGAGTACGACATGCTCATGATCGTCGACGACATCCAGATGGGCTGCGGCCGCACCGGCGACTTCTTCAGTTTCGAGGAGGCCGGGATCACCCCGGACATCGTCACGCTGTCGAAGTCCATCAGCGGTTACGGTCTGCCCATGGCGCTCACCCTGTTCAAGCGCGAGCTGGACGTGTGGGAGCCGGGCGAGCACAACGGCACCTTCCGGGGCTTCAACCCCGCCATGGTCACCGGCACCGAGGCTCTGCGCCAGTTCTGGACCGACGACACGTTCGCGAGCGCGACCAAGGCCAAGGGCGACATGGTCGCCGCCCGTCTGGGCGAGATGGCCGCCGAGTTCCCCGAGGTCGGAGCGCACGTTCGCGGTCGCGGACTGGCACGCGGTCTGGCTTTCGAGGACACTGGGATCGCCAAACGCCTCGCCGCCGAGTCCTTCGACCGGGGGCTGCTCCTGGAGACCTCCGGTCCCGAGGACGAGGTCGCCAAGCTCCTGCCGCCGCTGACCGCGACGGAGGAGGAGCTCACGGCCGGACTGGACATCATGGCGGACGCCGCTCGCGCGGCCGTCAAGGTGGCCCAGCCCGCCTAG
- a CDS encoding ectoine synthase, with amino-acid sequence MIVRSLDEVNDTERDIRHGNWRSRRVILAKEGVGFSFHETVLYAGTETTMWYANHIELVHCIEGEAELTNEETGEKHIITPGTLYLLNGHEKHTVRPKTDFRVLCVFNPPVTGREVHDENGVYPLIVEQTEDESTTVA; translated from the coding sequence GTGATCGTTCGCAGTCTGGACGAGGTCAACGACACCGAGCGCGACATCAGGCACGGAAACTGGCGCAGCCGTCGGGTCATCCTCGCCAAGGAGGGCGTGGGGTTCTCCTTCCACGAGACCGTCCTCTACGCGGGCACCGAGACGACGATGTGGTATGCCAACCACATCGAGCTCGTGCACTGCATCGAGGGTGAGGCCGAGCTGACCAACGAGGAGACGGGGGAGAAGCACATCATCACCCCGGGCACCCTCTACCTGCTCAACGGTCACGAGAAGCACACGGTCCGCCCGAAGACGGACTTCCGCGTGCTGTGCGTGTTCAACCCGCCCGTCACCGGGCGCGAGGTCCACGACGAGAACGGTGTCTACCCGCTCATCGTCGAGCAGACCGAGGACGAGTCGACGACGGTCGCCTGA
- the ehuB gene encoding ectoine/hydroxyectoine ABC transporter substrate-binding protein EhuB, translated as MGLATAGLAACSRVDSGGGGEEGGPGLLDRLREQGFVAVGLANEIPFGFIDGSGEPAGQSPAVAQAVFEELGVPEIQASPVAWDGLIPGLQANRFDLIAAGMFITPDRCEQVAFSEPTATSPEAFMVEEGNPENIQHFTDFAENSDLKLAVLNGSVEQTYAEYFEVPADQMELIPDQTTGYELLESGRVHAMSMLSVSHTYLLLDRGGPFEVTEAFFPEIDGKEERGWGGLAFRQEDTELLEEVNRVIAEFKENGRLLELGEEWGFTEADLPDDTTTAQLCEA; from the coding sequence GTGGGACTGGCCACCGCAGGTCTGGCGGCCTGTAGCCGGGTCGACAGCGGCGGTGGCGGCGAAGAGGGCGGGCCCGGCCTCCTCGACCGCCTGCGGGAGCAGGGCTTCGTCGCGGTCGGTCTGGCCAACGAGATCCCGTTCGGCTTCATCGACGGCTCCGGTGAGCCGGCCGGACAGTCCCCGGCCGTCGCCCAGGCCGTCTTCGAGGAACTGGGCGTCCCCGAGATCCAGGCCTCGCCCGTGGCCTGGGACGGTCTGATCCCCGGCCTGCAGGCCAACCGGTTCGACCTCATCGCGGCCGGCATGTTCATCACGCCCGACCGCTGCGAGCAGGTCGCCTTCTCCGAGCCCACCGCCACCTCGCCCGAGGCGTTCATGGTCGAGGAGGGCAACCCGGAGAACATCCAGCACTTCACGGACTTCGCCGAGAACTCCGACCTGAAGCTGGCGGTCCTCAACGGCTCGGTCGAGCAGACCTACGCCGAGTACTTCGAGGTCCCCGCGGACCAGATGGAGCTCATCCCGGACCAGACCACCGGGTACGAGCTCCTGGAGTCGGGCCGTGTCCACGCGATGTCCATGCTGAGCGTGTCGCACACCTACCTGCTCCTGGACCGCGGCGGCCCCTTCGAGGTCACCGAGGCCTTCTTCCCCGAGATCGACGGCAAGGAGGAGCGCGGCTGGGGCGGTCTGGCCTTCCGACAGGAGGACACCGAACTCCTCGAGGAGGTCAACCGGGTGATCGCGGAGTTCAAGGAGAACGGCCGCCTGCTGGAGCTGGGCGAGGAGTGGGGCTTCACCGAGGCCGACCTGCCCGACGACACCACCACCGCCCAGCTCTGCGAGGCCTGA
- the ehuC gene encoding ectoine/hydroxyectoine ABC transporter permease subunit EhuC → MEFLIERLPLYLDGVWVTIQLTIGGSALAFVLAMVFGILGSMTHWLPRAVATVYVEVFRGIAALVLMFWMAYALPLATGFQLDDMFAAIVALGLNIGAYGAEVVRAAINAVPKPQVEATVALNMSWFQRTRLVVLPQAWAQMLPTFGNLIIELMKATAVAYLIGVTDLTAVAQQMRQGTGETIVAFIGAFVLYYLIAQVLIAGMRLLERRANRRLGRTPPAGTGLKGLLKHPAVGGARGGGAL, encoded by the coding sequence GTGGAGTTCCTGATCGAGCGGCTTCCGCTCTATCTCGACGGCGTGTGGGTCACCATCCAGCTCACCATCGGCGGCAGTGCCCTGGCCTTCGTCCTGGCCATGGTCTTCGGCATCCTCGGCAGCATGACGCACTGGCTGCCGAGGGCCGTGGCCACGGTCTACGTCGAGGTGTTCCGCGGCATCGCCGCCCTGGTGCTGATGTTCTGGATGGCCTACGCGCTCCCGCTGGCGACCGGCTTCCAGCTGGACGACATGTTCGCGGCGATCGTCGCCCTGGGCCTGAACATCGGCGCCTACGGCGCCGAGGTGGTCAGGGCGGCCATCAACGCCGTCCCCAAGCCGCAGGTCGAGGCGACGGTCGCACTGAACATGTCCTGGTTCCAGCGCACGCGCCTGGTGGTCCTGCCGCAGGCCTGGGCGCAGATGCTGCCCACCTTCGGCAACCTCATCATCGAACTGATGAAGGCCACCGCCGTCGCCTACCTGATCGGGGTGACCGATCTGACCGCCGTGGCGCAGCAGATGCGTCAGGGCACCGGTGAGACCATCGTGGCCTTCATCGGCGCCTTCGTCCTCTACTACCTGATCGCGCAGGTGCTCATCGCCGGGATGCGACTGCTCGAACGCCGTGCCAACCGCAGGCTCGGCCGGACTCCCCCCGCGGGCACCGGTCTGAAGGGACTGCTCAAGCACCCGGCCGTCGGTGGGGCACGTGGGGGAGGTGCACTCTAG
- the ehuD gene encoding ectoine/hydroxyectoine ABC transporter permease subunit EhuD produces the protein MWDLQFTFEVMPDLLTGLWVTVQATVMGYLIALLLGLAVAMVRRVPIVGSVVHGMMEFIRTTPLVIQLVFVFLLAPSTVSGMTIGVVVLGVHYSAYTAEVYRSGIEGVAKGQWEAARALSLPQSRTWGAIVLPQAIRKVIPALGNYLIAMFKDTPLLFAIGVTELLTQAQRLGAASFRVVEMYTMVGFLFLIVSIPSAILIRRLERRYAAV, from the coding sequence ATGTGGGATCTCCAGTTCACCTTCGAGGTGATGCCCGACCTGCTGACCGGGCTCTGGGTCACCGTCCAGGCCACCGTCATGGGCTACCTCATCGCCCTGCTCCTGGGCCTGGCCGTGGCCATGGTCAGGCGCGTGCCCATCGTGGGCAGCGTGGTGCACGGGATGATGGAGTTCATCCGCACCACGCCCCTCGTCATCCAGCTGGTCTTCGTCTTCCTCCTCGCGCCCAGCACCGTCTCCGGCATGACGATCGGTGTCGTGGTGCTCGGCGTGCACTACTCGGCCTACACCGCCGAGGTGTACCGGTCGGGCATCGAGGGCGTGGCCAAGGGCCAGTGGGAGGCCGCGCGGGCCCTGAGCCTGCCCCAGAGCCGGACCTGGGGCGCGATCGTGCTGCCCCAGGCCATCCGCAAGGTCATCCCGGCCCTGGGCAACTACCTGATCGCCATGTTCAAGGACACGCCGCTGCTCTTCGCGATCGGCGTGACCGAGCTGCTCACCCAGGCGCAGAGGCTCGGTGCGGCGAGTTTCCGCGTGGTGGAGATGTACACCATGGTCGGTTTCCTCTTCCTCATCGTGAGCATCCCTTCCGCGATCCTGATCCGACGACTGGAGCGACGCTATGCCGCCGTCTGA
- the ehuA gene encoding ectoine/hydroxyectoine ABC transporter ATP-binding protein EhuA — MPPSETPQKDEPQGVEGQPLIVFDQVVKRFGDLTVLDHLDFNVDPGERVTLIGPSGSGKTTILRLLMTLEKVTEGHIWVDGEPFSHMARGSGLIPASESYLRAKRKRVGMVFQQFNLFPNMTVRQNITEAPIHVLGTPRAEANERAGELLDLVGLGDKIDAHPTQLSGGQQQRVAIARALAMQPEILLLDEVTSALDPELVAGVLDVLREVAETTDITMLCVTHEMGFARDVSHRVLMFDKGRIAEAGHPDQIFGDPREERTKSFLRSVLNNGD; from the coding sequence ATGCCGCCGTCTGAGACCCCGCAGAAAGATGAACCCCAGGGCGTCGAGGGCCAGCCGCTGATCGTCTTCGACCAGGTGGTCAAGCGCTTCGGCGACCTCACCGTGCTCGACCACCTGGACTTCAACGTGGACCCGGGGGAGCGCGTCACGCTCATCGGGCCGAGTGGTTCGGGCAAGACGACCATCCTGCGGCTCCTGATGACGCTGGAGAAGGTCACCGAGGGGCACATCTGGGTGGACGGCGAGCCGTTCAGCCACATGGCCCGCGGCTCCGGCCTGATCCCCGCGAGCGAGAGCTACCTGCGCGCCAAGCGCAAGCGCGTGGGGATGGTGTTCCAGCAGTTCAACCTGTTCCCGAACATGACCGTTCGGCAGAACATCACCGAGGCGCCGATCCACGTCCTGGGCACGCCCAGGGCCGAGGCCAACGAGCGTGCGGGCGAGCTGCTCGACCTGGTCGGGCTCGGGGACAAGATCGACGCCCACCCGACGCAGCTCTCCGGCGGCCAGCAGCAGCGCGTGGCGATCGCCCGCGCTCTGGCGATGCAGCCGGAGATCCTGCTCCTGGACGAGGTCACCTCGGCCCTGGACCCGGAGCTGGTGGCCGGCGTCCTGGACGTGCTGCGCGAGGTCGCCGAGACGACCGACATCACGATGCTGTGCGTGACCCACGAGATGGGCTTCGCGCGGGACGTGTCCCACCGCGTCCTGATGTTCGACAAGGGCCGGATCGCCGAGGCGGGCCACCCGGACCAGATCTTCGGTGACCCGCGGGAGGAGCGGACCAAGTCCTTCCTCCGGTCGGTCCTCAACAACGGCGACTGA
- a CDS encoding CPBP family intramembrane glutamic endopeptidase codes for MVRRWGLLAGLSMAALIIALPIAFHPVLRTELTERAALLLFAGWAPMLIGGVMAWAVVSGFGDRERLDRRVHQALEGHPLVRELIWLGVFLACFVLLMILLSQVFRLYGDHTGADLNMSASLVSRLLFLFTLPILVMDRSGITVDGKGTAMPAVALKVHTPWRWLGLIPAAVVLLLAGYAVIPQVGLPPLNLSLIGFVLAFALIAVCEEIFFRAMLQTRLEVIMGRWGGIVAATLVFSLTYAVVQPFDEISQLPGDGFGYVIALALLSYGPAGLLYGYLWSCFRNLWINVIIRIGMFVVLMPPDLNIGVTP; via the coding sequence ATGGTGCGAAGATGGGGGCTCCTCGCAGGGCTCTCGATGGCCGCGCTCATCATCGCCCTGCCGATCGCCTTCCACCCGGTGCTGCGCACCGAGCTCACGGAGAGGGCCGCCCTCCTGCTGTTCGCGGGTTGGGCACCGATGCTGATCGGCGGCGTCATGGCCTGGGCGGTGGTCAGCGGCTTCGGTGACCGGGAGCGCCTGGACCGGCGCGTCCACCAAGCGCTGGAGGGGCACCCGCTCGTGCGGGAGCTCATCTGGCTCGGGGTGTTCCTCGCCTGTTTCGTGCTGCTGATGATCCTGCTGTCACAGGTCTTCCGGCTCTACGGCGACCACACCGGGGCCGACCTGAACATGTCCGCCTCGCTCGTCTCCCGGCTGTTGTTCCTGTTCACACTGCCCATCCTGGTGATGGACCGGTCGGGGATCACCGTGGACGGCAAGGGCACGGCCATGCCCGCCGTCGCCCTGAAGGTGCACACGCCGTGGCGGTGGCTGGGTCTGATCCCCGCGGCCGTGGTCCTGCTCCTGGCCGGGTACGCGGTGATCCCCCAGGTCGGCCTGCCGCCGCTCAACCTGAGCCTGATCGGGTTCGTGCTGGCGTTCGCGCTGATCGCCGTCTGTGAGGAGATCTTCTTCCGCGCCATGCTCCAGACGCGCCTGGAGGTCATCATGGGGCGCTGGGGCGGCATCGTCGCGGCGACGCTGGTCTTCTCGCTCACCTACGCCGTCGTGCAGCCCTTCGACGAGATCTCGCAGCTGCCCGGCGACGGCTTCGGCTACGTCATCGCGCTCGCCCTGCTGAGCTACGGGCCGGCCGGGCTGCTGTACGGCTACCTCTGGTCCTGCTTCCGCAACCTGTGGATCAACGTCATCATCCGGATCGGCATGTTCGTCGTGCTGATGCCGCCCGACCTCAACATCGGCGTCACCCCCTGA